A stretch of Amycolatopsis balhimycina FH 1894 DNA encodes these proteins:
- a CDS encoding MCE family protein: MLLRRTKLQLVAFAVISVVAIVYALIRFAGLGSVFGNDGYTVKLQLNESGGIFTNAEVTYRGYNIGRVGEMRLTQSGLEADLDIDPSAPQVPADLDAVVANRSAVGEQYVDLKPKADRGPYLQAGSVIPAAKTTTPVSTDRLIGDLDSLAASVPVDSLRTVVDESYDAFRGTGGDLQKLLDTARSFTTTAQQYLPQTIQLLDAGGQVLDTQNAEAKNFASFSKSLNELTGTLKNSDGDLRKLIGITPQVATQISQVLQESGPGLGALTANLLTTANLTVTRLDGIEQGLVTYPALAGAASSVAPGDGTAHLGLVLNLFNPPSCTKGYMPYSQYRTGNNLTPRPADDKAYCAEPKGSPINVRGAQNAPYGGVPVAPSDADVSANANRPAEELAEERNTRGVPGIVGSPGVSLNSLGSLLGLS, from the coding sequence ATGTTGCTGCGCAGGACGAAACTCCAGCTGGTCGCCTTCGCGGTGATCTCGGTCGTGGCGATCGTGTACGCGCTGATCCGGTTCGCCGGGCTCGGCAGCGTGTTCGGCAACGACGGCTACACGGTGAAGCTGCAGCTCAACGAGTCGGGCGGGATCTTCACCAACGCCGAGGTGACTTACCGCGGTTACAACATCGGCCGCGTCGGCGAGATGCGGCTGACCCAGAGCGGGCTCGAAGCGGACCTCGACATCGACCCGTCGGCGCCGCAGGTGCCCGCGGACCTCGACGCCGTCGTCGCCAACCGGTCGGCGGTCGGCGAGCAGTACGTCGACCTCAAGCCCAAGGCCGACAGGGGCCCGTACCTGCAGGCAGGCTCGGTCATCCCGGCTGCGAAGACGACCACGCCGGTCAGCACCGACCGGCTGATCGGCGACCTCGACTCGCTCGCGGCGTCGGTCCCGGTCGACTCGCTGCGCACGGTCGTCGACGAGTCCTACGACGCGTTCCGCGGCACCGGCGGCGACCTGCAGAAGCTGCTCGACACCGCGCGCAGCTTCACCACGACCGCGCAGCAGTACCTGCCGCAGACGATCCAGCTGCTCGACGCCGGCGGCCAGGTCCTCGACACGCAGAACGCCGAGGCGAAGAACTTCGCATCGTTCAGCAAGAGCCTCAACGAGCTCACCGGCACGCTGAAGAACTCCGACGGCGACCTGCGCAAGCTCATCGGCATCACGCCGCAGGTGGCGACGCAGATCAGCCAGGTCCTGCAGGAGTCGGGGCCGGGGCTGGGCGCGCTGACGGCGAACCTGCTCACCACGGCCAACCTGACCGTGACCCGGCTCGACGGCATCGAGCAGGGCCTGGTCACCTACCCGGCGCTGGCCGGCGCGGCGAGCAGCGTCGCGCCCGGTGACGGCACCGCGCACCTCGGGCTGGTGCTCAACCTGTTCAACCCGCCGTCCTGCACGAAGGGCTACATGCCGTACTCGCAGTACCGCACCGGCAACAACCTCACGCCGCGGCCCGCGGACGACAAGGCGTACTGTGCCGAACCGAAGGGCAGCCCGATCAACGTCCGCGGTGCGCAGAACGCGCCCTACGGCGGGGTGCCGGTCGCGCCGTCCGACGCCGATGTCTCGGCCAACGCGAACCGGCCGGCGGAGGAGCTGGCCGAGGAGCGGAACACCCGGGGTGTGCCGGGCATCGTCGGCAGCCCCGGCGTCAGCCTGAACAGCCTGGGCTCGCTGCTCGGCCTGTCCTGA
- a CDS encoding DUF3558 domain-containing protein — MKCFKVAVALSVVALVAGCSRDVTGHPSPSTGVSDSGSASQNSDVPKVAEPLDTARYQEQPCAVLTAGQLSQLGITTQPKPDLASKLGPSCEWNAFDEIGITIHATLLTIGSSLAKVYQQHAQGQWPFFEPVADVSGYPGVLLDSLDAQPKGKCQLIVGLRDDLAYSVQVSIDTDSKEYGNPCPVLRKATEMAVSTMKAGS; from the coding sequence GTGAAGTGCTTCAAGGTTGCGGTGGCGCTGTCGGTGGTCGCGCTGGTTGCCGGCTGCTCGCGTGATGTCACCGGCCACCCGTCTCCCTCTACGGGCGTGTCCGATTCGGGGTCTGCTTCCCAGAATTCGGATGTACCGAAGGTTGCGGAACCTCTCGACACGGCTCGTTATCAGGAGCAGCCGTGTGCTGTGCTCACTGCTGGTCAGCTGTCGCAGCTTGGCATCACGACACAGCCGAAGCCTGACTTGGCCAGTAAGCTCGGTCCGAGTTGCGAGTGGAATGCCTTCGACGAGATCGGGATCACGATCCATGCCACCCTGTTGACGATCGGCAGCAGCCTCGCCAAGGTCTACCAACAGCACGCTCAAGGTCAGTGGCCCTTCTTTGAGCCGGTAGCCGATGTTTCGGGGTATCCAGGTGTGTTGTTGGATTCTTTGGATGCTCAGCCCAAAGGAAAGTGTCAACTTATTGTCGGCTTGCGAGATGATCTCGCCTACAGTGTCCAAGTATCAATTGATACGGACTCGAAAGAATACGGAAACCCTTGCCCGGTCTTGCGGAAGGCTACTGAAATGGCGGTGTCCACGATGAAGGCAGGGTCCTGA